GTCGGTGTCGACCTTGCCGCCATCGACCAGCTTCTGCCACACCGAGGCGTTGAGCACACCGGCGTCGGCCTTGCCGGCCTGTACCCAGGCAGCGGTGGCGTCGTGGGCGCCGGAATAGGCCACGCGGCTGAAGAAGTCTTCCGGCTTGATGCCGTCCTGCAGCATGAAGTAGCGCGGCATCAGGCTGCCGGAGGTGGAGGACACCGAGCCGAAGGCGAAAGTCTTGCCTTGCAGATCCTGCAGCGATTTCACCGCCGGGTCGGAGGTGATGAACTTGCTGGTGAACTCGGCGTCCTGCTCGCGCTGCACCAGCGGCACGGCATTGCCGGTCTTCAGGCGTGCCTGGACGAAGGTGAAGCCGCCGAGCCAGGCCATGTCGATACGATCGGCAGCCAGGGCTTCGACCACGGCGGAGTAGTCGGCCACCGGCACGAACTCCACCTTCATGCCCAGTTCCTGCTCCAGGTAGGCTCCCAGCGGCTTGAACTTGCGCAGCAGCTCGGTGGGGGCTTCGTCAGGGATGGCCGAGACCTTGAGGACGTCGGCAGCTTGCGCGAATACAGCAGATACGGACAGGGCGATACCGGCGGCGAGCGCCAGGGTGTTCTTGAACATGTCGGATTCTCCGGTTCAATAGCGGTGAAGGCGCGCGGAGTATAGTGGCCCGACGCTGCCGATGCAGCCTCGGCAGCACGCAACTGACGCCGGGGTTAAGATGCGCGCTGGATACGAACTGCCTGGAGTTGATCGATGACCGCAACGCTTCCCGCCCTGGCCTTCGCCGGGATTGGTTTGATGGGCCTGCCGATGACCCGCCGCCTGCTCGCAGCAGGCTACCCGTTGACCCTGTGGAACCGCACGCCGGACAAGTGTGCGCCGCTGTTGGCGCAGGGCGCGCATCGCGTGGAGAACCCTGCCGAACTGTGTCGCGATGCCAATGTGGTGATGCTCTGCCTGGCCAATACCGAGGTGGTGCGTGAGGTGGTGTTCGGCCCGGGCGGGATCGTCGAGGGTGCGCGGCCGGGGCAGTTGCTGGTGGACTTTTCCAGCCTGGAGCCGGCGGCCACCCGTGAGATGGCCGCCGAGTTGGAGTCACGTACTGGCATGCGCTGGGTGGATGCGCCGGTTTCCGGTGGTACGCCGGGTGCCGAGGCCGGCACGCTGGCGATCATGGCTGGCGGCCGGGAAGAGGACGTGGAGCGTGTGCGCCCGGTGCTGGCGCATCTGGGCCAGCGCCTGACGCGCATGGGCGAGGTGGGCGCCGGGCAGGTGACCAAGGTGTGCAACCAGATGTTCGTGGCCTGCAACGCGCTGGTGATCGCCGAAGTGGTGGCGCTGGCCGAGCGCTCCGGCGTCGACGCCAGCTTGATCGCCCCGGCGCTGGCCGGCGGTTTCGCCGATTCCAAGCCGCTGCAGATTCTCGCGCCGCAGATGGCCGCCAGCCAGTTCGAGCCGATCAAGTGGCACGTGCGCACGCTGCTCAAGGACCTCGATACGGCAGTGAAGCTGTCGCGCGAGCAGGGCAGCGCCACGCCCATGAGCGGCCTGGCCGCGCAGCTGATGCGCCTGCACGGCAGCCAGGGCAACCTGGAACGCGACCCTGCCACCCTGGTGGAAATGCTGCGGGAGCAATGCCCATGAAGATCGCGGCCAACCTGTCCATGCTGTTTACCGAGTTGCCGCTGCGCGAGCGCGTGCTGGCGGCGATGACGGCGGGTTTCGATGGCGTGGAAATTCAGTTCCCCTATGAGTTGCCAGCGGTAGCCCTGAAAGAAGTGCTGGAGTTGACCGCTTTGCCGCTGGTGCTGATCAATGTGCCGGTAGGCGATCTGATGAACGGCGGCCCCGGCCTGGCCAGCGTGCCGGCGCGCCAGGCCGAGTTCGACGCCGCCCTGCAGGAGGCGCTGACCTACGCCGCCATGGCGCGCCCGGCCTGCATCAATGTGCTGCCCGGCCGCCTGGCCGAAGGCGTGAGCCGCGAGCAGGCGCTGGATTGCCTGGCCGCCAACCTGCGCAAGAGCGCCGAGGCCTTCGCGACGTTGGGCATCCGCGTGTTGGTGGAGGCGATCAACCCGATCGACATGCCGGGCTTTCTGATCAATACGCCGGAGGATCTGGATGCGCTGCTGCGCGCAGTGGATCACCCGAATCTGGCCGCGCAGTACGACCTCTACCACATGGCCCGTCAGGGATTGGACGTGGCTGCCGGCCTGCGCCTGCTGGCCGGACGCATTGGCCATGTGCAGTTCGCCGATGTGCCGGGGCGTGGCGCACCAGGCAGCGGCGAGCTGGTTTTCGCGCCGTTGCTGGGCATCCTGCGCGATAGCGGTTATGGCGGCTGGCTGGGCGCCGAATACAGGCCTGGAGAGGAGGGCACGCTGGCCAGCCTAGGCTGGTTGGCGCAGTGGCAGCAGCGCACCTGATTCATTCGTGCAGGGGCGGGCATGCTTATGCCCGCCCTGCCTGCCGGCGCTGTGCCGGGCTCTTGCCCACGCGGGGCGGCTACTTTCCGTAGTCGTTGAGCGAGATAACCCGCGTCTTGCCGATACGGTGGCGGTAGATTTCGCGCAGGTACTTGATCGCTTGCTTGACGCTTTCGCGCGACAGACGGATGTCGTTGATCGACACGAATTTCTCCGTGTCGTGGATCAGCTCGCGGTACTTCTTCTCGTACATCGGCTTGATCGCGTACCAGTTGGTGTCGAGGATCTTCGCCGGGTCTTCGTATTCATTGAGCATGGCGTCGAGTTGTGCCTCGTTGAAGCGCTCGGAGACGATGAATTCGAGCATGGCGTCATCCAGGCTTTCGTCGAAGCGGTACTGGTCGCGGGCGAAGCAGCGTTTGATGTAGGCGACGATCAGGGTCAGGAAATCATCCGACAGGCACGGGCTCTTGACGATCAGGGTGGTCAGCGAGAGGTTGGCCGAAGCGCCAATCACCAGCGCGTAGCGTTTCAGCGTGGTGTTGGGGAACAGGTTGTTGAGGTGGGTCTTGAGGCGGTTCAGATCCATGTAGGACAGCTTGTAGTCCTTGGGCAGCGAGACGATGGAAACCACCGATGAGCAGTTCTTGAAGAAATGCAGTTCGCTCAGCTCCGTAGCATCGTAGCCACTGGATTTGTACTGTTCCAGCGCCTGGCGATAGCGCTTGGATTCTATCGGCAGCAGGCTGATGCCTTCGATGGCCTGGGTGACCTTGTTGAAATGCGGCAGGTCGATGGAGCGGAAGAACAGGTCGTCGATGTTCAGCCGTGGTTGGCTCTGCTCCTTGTCCAGCACACGGAATTTCTCCGAAAGCTGGGCCTGCTGGTCGGGCACCACGGATTCGGCATAGGCCACGGCCACCGGGCCGGCCAGGCTCATGAACAGGTCGTTGGCGTCGAGGCGGATCGTCTCGCCGATGTCGATGCCGGCGCGGCGGAAGTAATTCTGGTCGTAGTCGCTGGTCACCGCCTGGGCGGTGAGGATGTTGAAGATCTGCTGCGAGATGTACTGGTTGGCGTGGCGCTCCATGGCGGTCACGTCGATGTTGTGGATGCTGCCGTCACCGCTTTCCTCGGCGTAGCGCATGATGTCGTTGGAGATCAGCATCATCGCGTTCCAGGGACGGATGCGGCGCATCACGCTTTCGGCGCTGTTCTGCTCGTTGTCGAAGTTGTAGGAGAAGTCCCATTCCTCGGCCAGGTACTTGCACAGCAGGCGCCCGGCGTTGATGTGCAGCGCCTCGGACATCTCGCTGCGCTGGTCGGAGATGTTCGGCAGAATGCAGATGCCGCTGGTGAAGATCGGCTCGAAGACGAAACCTCCACGCTCGGCTTCGCCATCCTCCGGCGTCTTGTCGTCGAAGGTCTTGCTCATGTAGGCGAACTGCTGCGCCAGGCCGAATTCGGAGGCCATGCCCGAGCCGGTGCCGCCACCGGCACTGAAGATATAGAAGTACAGGCGTGACTGGTTGGCCTTGATGCCGCAGGAGTCGATCAGGTAGCTATGGATGAACTTCCAGTCTTCGTTGGAGAAGCGTTGGGTGTCCTTGTTGAGGATGATCTTGGCCAGGTACTGACCGAGAATCGGCGCATTGCCGGCGCCACCGGCATGCACCTCGGACAGGTCCATGATCTTCATCTTGCTGTAGTCGTCGAGAAAACCGCTCGTCTCGCCCTTGCGCGAGAAGCGGATGCGCCCGGCGATGTCCTTGTCCAGGTCGCCGAGCATCACCAGTGGCTCGATCAGGAATACCGGTTTGCTGCGCTTGCTCGGGGTGCGTAGCAGATTGCTGCGTATCCAGCGGCTGGGGCGCGAGGTTTGCTCGATGGCAGCGGTGGCTTCGCTGTGAAACTCTTCCAGGTAGAACTGGCGTGCGTTGTAGACCAGCGAGGCGACGTCCAGAGCGATGTTCGAGCCGCAGCGGCCGAGGCCGATCAGGCACACCGAAGGGAATTGCTGGATGTGGCTCGATTCGCCTTCGTCCAGTGGATCGCTGAGCGGGAACACCATATTGCGCAAGCCATCGAGGTTATCGAGGATGCGTTCGATATCGCGCTCGGTGAAGTACAGATACTGCTCGCCGCTTTCGCTCAATACCGGCAGCGCGGGCGGCGCCAGCAGGTTGTCGGCGATATCTGCCAGGGTTGCTTCCTTTGCAGTTGCTGCGGCGTTTTTTCTAGTTTTCATGTGCGACAGTCCGGCGAGTCAGTGGGTATTGGCCACTGGCCATAAGATGGCCAATACCACTGGTTCTAGCACGGAATGATGCAAATTGCCTTGTTTTGTGGCTGTCCGACGGCAATTGCTCGAAGGTACCAGAGCCAATGGATTGAGTGACGTTCTCGGCTTGCCTCGGCTTTGCTCGTTGAGGCCTGCTGGTTGCGTGATGGCGAAGGTGAGCGGCAGACGATCAGGGCACCAGGAGGATCTTGCCGTCGCGCTCGCCGCTGGCCGCCGCGGCGACAGCGTCCTTGATGTGTGCCAGGTCATAGGTGGCCGCAACACGGGTCTTGAGCTTGCCACTGGCGATCAGTTGCACCAGCTCGCCGAACACCTTCATCTGTTGCGCCGGGCTGGCCTGCTGGAACCACTTGGCCAGCCAGAAGCCGCGCAGGGTCACGTCACGGAACACGAAGGAGGCCGGCGACACCTGGCAGGCCTGGCCGCTCATCATGCCGTAGTTCACCAGTACACCGCCGTTGGCCAGTACAGCCGCCAGGTTGTCGGTACTGACGCCGCCGACCGCATCGATACCCAGGCGCACTTCGGCGCCGCCAATGGCTGCACGCACGCGCTTGGCCAGATCCGGGCCGTCCACCAGCACCACGTCGCCACCTTCGGCTTCAACTGCAGCGACAGCCGACTCGCGGCGTACCACGTTGATGGTCTTGAAACCGCGCAGCTTGGCCAGTTGGATCAGGTAGCTGCCAACGCCTGAGTTGGCGGCGTTCTGGATCACCCAGTCGCCCGGCTTGAGGTCGACGAATTCACTGAGCAGCAGCGAAGCGGTCGGCGGGTTGACGGTGAGCATGGCCAACTGTTGTGGATCGGCGTCCGGCAGCGGGATGAGCTTGTCTGCCGGCGCGTTCATGGCGCTTACCCAGGTGCCGCAGCCGACTGGCAGTAGCACGGTTTGGCCGACCTTGAAGTTGCCGACACCTTCGCCGAGTGCCTCGACCTTGCCGACACCTTCATTGCCACCCACCGCCGGTAGCGGTGGCAGCATGCCGTAGGCGCCGGTCAGGGTCAGCACGTCGGAGGGGTTGATCGGCGCAGCCAGAACCTTGACCCGTACCTGTCCGGCGGCAGGCTCGGGCAGGTGCAGGGGCACTGCGCTGATCACGTCCTGTGGCACCGGGCCACGTTGCTGATATTCGGCTTTGAGCATGCTCTGATCTCCTGAAGTCGGGCGCAAAATGCGTGCAGCCAGTCTAGCCGCGATAGGGCAAAGCGGAATGAATCGACCGGCATCCACTCTGGTGATGAAGGCGTACAGGCGTCTATGCTCTGCTGGGTTCGATAATGGAGTAAACAATGGTCAGATGGTGGCTGGGATGCATGGTGGCATGCTTGAGCGCGACCGCAGTGGCAGAGGTGCTGCATGTCGGTTTCGGTACGCACAAGCCACCTTATGTGTTCGAGGGCGAACCGCGTGGCCTGGAATACGACATCGTCGAGCGCGCTGCGCGTAATGCCGGTTTCGCCGTGACTGCCTATTACGCCCCACTGGAACGGCTGCACCTGATGTTGCGGCGTGGCGACATCGATGCGATTGCCACCACCCATGAGCGCAGCGGGGTAGAGGCCTTTTACTCCGACGTCTATATCCACTACCACAATGCGGTCGTGGCACTGGCCGGGCGTGGCTATCGCATCGAGCGTGTCGCCGACCTTGGCCAGTACTCCGTGAGTGCTTTCCAGCGTGCCCGTTTCCTGCTCGGCCCGGAGTTCGAGCAGATGGCCATGAACAATCCGCGTTATCGCGAAGAGGCGTTGCAGATCAACCGTAACCGCCTGCTGTATAGCGGGCGCATCGATTTGGTGGTGGGTGACAAGAGGATCATTCAATACCTCAATCGTGATGTGGACGATCAGGTCGACGTCAGCCAGCCGCTGGCCTGGTTCGAACTCTTTGCACCAACGTCTTACCGCGTAGGCTTTCGGCGCGACGACCAGCGTCAGCGTTTCGATGAAGGGCTGCGCATGCTCAGAGAAAGTGGCGAGTACCAGCGTATCCAACAGCGTTATCGCTCAGACTGAAACCTGAGGAAACTGTTGCAGGGCTGTCAGCGCCCGGCCGTTATTGCACCATGGCGGCTTGTCTGATCCATGGAGATGCCACGATGCCGCGCCTGAAACCTCTCGCAGCCCTTGGTCTGATCGCCCTGTTCGGTTATCAGCACAGCTTCGCCGAAGACCGCCAGTTGACCTCCGAGTTGGGGCCGGTGACTCTGCAAACCATCGCCGACGGGCTGACCAGCCCCTGGGCCGTGGCCTTTTTGCCGGATGCTCAGGGCTATCTGGTGACCGAGCGCCCGGGCACGTTGCGCCGGGTGAGTGCCGATGGCCAGGTCTCCGCGCCAATAAGCGGCGTGCCTGAGGTTTTCGCCGTGGGGCAGGGCGGCCTGCTCGATATCGCGCTGTCGCCGGATTTCGCCGAGGATCGTCTGGTCTATCTGTCCTACTCCGAAGAGGGCGACGGCGGCGCCGGGACGGCAGTCGGGCGCGGCAAACTGTCGGCCGATACCACGGCGCTGGAGGATTTCGAGGTGATCTTCCGTCAGCAGCCCAAGTTGTCCAGTGGTACGCACTTCGGTTCGCGCCTGGTGTTCGACCGCGAGGGCCACCTGTTCATCGCCCTGGGCGACAACAACAACCGACCCACAGCGCAGGATCTCGACAAGCTACAGGGCAAGGTGGTGCGCATCTTCCCGGACGGGCGCATCCCCGAGGACAATCCCTTTATCAGCCGCGACGGTGCGCGCGAGGAAATCTGGTCCTACGGCCATCGCAACCAGCAGGGTGCGGCGCTCAATCCCTGGAGCGGCCGTTTGTGGACTCACGAGCATGGCCCTCGCGGTGGCGATGAAATCAACATTCCCGAAGCCGGCAAGAACTATGGCTGGCCGCTGGCCACGCATGGCGTCAACTACTCGATGCTGGCCATCCCCGAGGCCAAGGGTAAAACGCTCGAAGGCACCGAGGCGCCTTATCACGTCTGGGAGAGGTCACCGGCCATCAGCGGCATGGCGTTCTATGATGGCGAGCGTTTCCCGGCCTGGCAGCACAACCTGTTCATTGGCGCGCTGGCCGGCCAGGCGCTGATTCGCCTGCAGCTCGATGGCGACAAGATCGTGCATGAGGAGCGTTTGCTGGAATCACTCCGGGCGCGCATCCGCGATGTGCGGCAAGGGCCGGACGGTTATCTTTACGTGCTGACGGAGACGCCGAAAGGGCAGTTGCTGCGTCTGGGGCTGAGCAGCGAATAACATCTGAGGGGGCCGGGTGCGCATGGCGCACCCGCAACGATCACTTCTTGCTGATGGTGATCTGGCGAGTGCCGCCGTAAGTCTGGCCGCTGACGCCCTTGGCGATTTGCTGGATCTCACCGCCGCTCTGCAGGAAGGCTGCAATCTGCGCCTCGATGGACTCGCGGGTTTCCACGGCAGGAGCGGGCTTGCTGGCTTTGCTGGAGGAGGACTTCACGCGCAGGGTGGCCATGACCATGATCTCTTTCATATGGGCGGCCGGACATTATGCCTCAAACAGGCCCGCTCTGCTTGGCTAATCGCGCTGTCATCAGTGATCTGGCCGCATGCCGAGGTCTTTTCGCAGCCATTTAACCCTGGTTTCCCAGATACTTAAGGCATTTTCCGACCGGTCGTCGATTCACCCGTCAGCCGGCCCGGTGGCCTCTGAACTCGGGTAGAATGGCCGGCTGTTTTGGCGAGGTGAAACACGATGGCCGTTATTGGACGGATGAATTCTTTGCAGGTGGTCAAACACACCGACTTCGGTCTGTACCTGGACGGTGGTGCCGACGGTGAAATCCTTCTGCCCAAGCGCTACATCCCCAAGGATACGCCGAGTGAGGTCGAGGACTGGCTCAATGTGTTCATCTACCTCGACAGCGAAGACAAGCTGATCGCCACTACGCTCAAGCCGAAGATCCAGCTCGGCGAGTTCGCCAGCCTCAAGGTGGTGGATATCAACCGCGTTGGCCTGTTCTTCGACTGGGGCCTGCCCAAGGATCTGTTGCTGCCGCACTCCGAAGAGAAGCGACCGCTGCAGATCGGTGATTACTGCGTGGTCTACCTCTATCTGGATAAACGCACCCGCCGCCTGACGGCCACCGCGCGCCTGGATCGCCACCTGGACAAGGTGCCGGCCAACTACCAGGTCGGTCAGGAGGTCGATCTGCTGGTGGTCGAGCGTACCGACCTCGGTTTCAAGGCCATCATCGATGGCAAGCACTGGGGCCTGATCCACAAGAACGAGCTGTTCAAGTTCATCCGCAGCGGCATGCGTGAGAAGGGCTACATCAAAGAGCTGCGCGCCGACGGCAAGATCAGCCTGAGCCTGCAGCCTATCGGCCACGAGGCCGCCAGCGGCCTGGCCGAGCAGATCATCGAACGCCTGCGCGCCCACGGCGGCGTACTGGCCCTGGGCGACAAGAGCCCGCCCGAGCTGGTCGCCGAGCATTTCCGGGTCAGCAAGGGCAACTTCAAGAAAGCCATCGGCGGCCTCTACAAGCAGGGGTTGATCCGCATTCACGACGACCGCATCGAGCTGCTCGGCGACTGACGCCGCAGCGACTTGAGCGCGAGCGCGGTAACTCGCATAATGCCGGCGTTTTCCGCCGGTGTAGCTCAGTCGGTAGAGCAGCGCACTCGTAACGCGAAGGTCGCAGGTTCGATTCCTGTCTCCGGCACCATGCATATCAAAGGGTCAGCTTCGGCTGACCCTTTGTCGTTTCTGTTCCGAACATTCTTTCGCAGTGTTGTCGAAGCAGGTGTAATGATCCCTGATCATGACCCAGATGGGAGTCGCTCATGTTCGTTCGCTCGCTCGTGTTGTTTCTGGCCACGGCATTGGCCGCTGCGGCCTTCGCCGATCAGCCGCAGACCATTCGCGTCATTCCCAAGCCGTACGTCAGCCCTGGCGCCAGTGGCAGCGTTTCGGGGTCGTCGAGCTACCAGCAGCACAACCTTTATGGCGGACAGCGTCTACCGCAGGGTACTGTGCGTCAGGAGAGCCGCTATGGCAGCCAGTCTGTCGAGTCGCGCGGTGGGATTCGGCAGAGCATCGAGTATCCGGGCGGGTTGATCATCGAGCGTCAGCCAGGCAGTGGCAGTTATCAGCAACAACGCAGCCGCTGAGACCTCATGACGCAGCGCCAGCCTGGTTCAGGCTGGCGGCGATCACGGCGCGGTTACGTCCTTCGCTTTTGGCTCGGTAGAGGCATTCATCGGCGCGCTGCAGCCAGCTTTCCCAATGTTCGCCGCTATGCAGAATGGCGCCGCCGATGGAGACGGTGACCGCGCCGCCCGGGCTCTGCAGTTCACTGGCGACCCTGTCCAGCAGATGCCGCGCGGCCGTGCGCAGGCCCTCTGTGTCGGTGTTGGGCAGCAAAAGCAGAAATTCTTCACCACCGAAGCGAAACAGGCGGTCTTCCTTGCGCGAGCAGCGCATGATCAGTTCGACGAAGGCCACCAGTACCTGGTCGCCGATATGATGGCCAAAGCGGTCGTTGATCTGTTTGAAGTGATCCAGGTCCATCACCAGCAATCCGTAGCTGTCGCTGTGGCGGCGGTGGCTGGCCATGGCGATCTTCAGTTCTTCGTTCATGGCCCTGCGGTTGCGGGCGCCGGTGAGCGGATCATGCAGAACCATCTCCTGCAGACGGTCGCGCTGGTTGCGCGTGCGAAAGGCGAAAATGAAGCTGAGCACGCTTGCCATCGAGCAGGTGACCAGGAACGACACCATCTGGTAATGGCTTTCGAACACGCTGCCGGGTATCAGCAAAGCATGGCTGGTCAGGCTGCCCAGAACCAGCGAGCTGGCGAGCAAGGCCTTGCCAGGGGTGACCATGAAGAAGTTGAACAGGATCAGCGGATAGATCCAGAACAGGCCATTGACCCCCAGATTGATGACGATCAGCGTGGCGGCGATAGAGAACACGGCTGCCAGGAAAATGCCAGGCTTGACCGTATCCCGGGTGAGCCAGGCATAGCGCACGGCAAAGAGCGTGGACAGGACGATGATGCTGTCGGCGATGCCGACCAGGTAATTGCCTTCCAACAGACGGTAGACGGCATAGGGGGAAATGCCGATGACGCCGAACAGGCCCATCAGGGTGATGATCGACAGCTGGAAGTCATTGCGCAGGCGCTTGAGCAGGCGAGCGGTCTGGGTCGGCATGGCATTACTTTTCGTTGTTGTGACGCAAGCATGCAGAGCTTGGACTGCTAATGGCAAGCGCATTCTTGAGCAAATGGCCAGTATTTGTCGTGCTGTCTGAATGCTCAGTGCGCGCGCAGTGTCAACAGGTTTTTTGTGCGTTGATAGCGAGCCAGGCGTTGTTGCAATTCAACGGGTAACTGCGTGCAGGGATGAAAGCCCTGGCGTTGATAGAAGACGCTGAGATCGGGATGACAGAACAGCCATATCGGCTGCGGATGGCTCTTCAGACTGTGTGCCAGCAGGGCGTTGGCCAGCCCCTGGCGGCGCTGCGCCGGGGCCACGAAAAGGCCGGTGAGCCACTGCCCGTCAGCGACCGGGCGCAGGCACAATGCGGCGACGATTGTGCTGCCTTGCTGGGCGACCCAGAGTTCATCGCCGGCCTGGCTGCGCATGGACGAGCGATGCTCGCGGTAGAACTTGTCCACCAGGGGGCGCAAAGCACTGGGCAGTTGGCGGTAGGCAGGCATACTCAGGGGCATGCAGGGCACGCGGTCAGCGTGCCCTGAGTTTTTCCGCTATTGCAGATGGCGCTTCAGCTCGGCGATATGCTCCGGGCCGATGCCGCAGCAGCCACCGAGCATGCTGGCGCCACGCTGGCGCCAATCCCTGGCCCAGGCCAGATAGCCGGGTGGATCGAGATCTTCGCGCAGCTCATCCAGGCCATCGTTGGCTTTGGCGTCCTTGGGTTGCGGCGGGAAGGCATTGGCATAGGCGCCGAGGGTGGCGTCCACGCCCAGGCGGGCGAAGGTGTCGTGTGCCACGTCGATGGCCGCACCGATGACTTCCGGCTGGCTGCAGTTGAACAGCAGGTGCTGCACGCCGAGGCTGGCCATGGCTTCTACGGCTTCGCTCAGCGGCTCGCCGGAGCGTAGGCGCGGCGTATCGTCGACGCCATCATCCTGCAGGGTGAAAGACACCCAGAACGGCTTGCCGTCCTGCGGCAGCAGCGCATGGGTGGCGCGCACCTCGGCGATCGAGCTCTGCGTCTCGGCCAGCCACAGGTCGACATGCGGGGCCAGGCCTTGCAGCAGCGGTGTGAGGATTTCACTGACGCGCTGCGGTTGGAACAGATCCGGCCGGTAGGAGCCGAACAGCGGCGGCAGCGAACCGGCTACGCGAACCGGATGAGCGCTGGCATCGGCTGCCTGGCGAGCCAGGCGACCAGCGGTGTCAGCCAGGCGTTGGCCTTCGGCCGCGAAGCGCTGTTCACCGATATGAAAAGGCACCACGGCATAGCTGTTACTGGTGATGACCTGTGCACCAGCCTCGATGAACGCCGTATGAGCAGCAATCACGGCCTCCGGTGCTTCGGTCAGTGCCAGGGCCGACCATTCCGGCTGGCGAAAGGGCGCGCCACGGCGCTGCAGTTCCCGGCCCATGCCGCCGTCGAGAATAACCAAAGGCTTGTCGTGCATATGCGTTCCGCTTATATCAATATGAATAGAATTCACTTCTTGGATGCCGTTTATAACTATTTAATACGCCATCCTTTCGTCTCTCTATTGTTCAGGTATTTCAATGCGTTTGCCAACCTTGCTCGGCGCCAGCCTGCTTGCCGCCACCTTCACCACTCAAGCCTTCGCGGGTGCCATTCTCGATCGTGTGCAGTCGAAGCAGGAAATGGTCAACGTCCTGATGGAGAGCTACCCGCCGTTCTCCTTCCTCAATGAGCAGAATCAGCTCGATGGCTTCGATGTCGACGTGGCCAAGGCCGTAGCCGAAAAGCTTGGGGTCAAGGTGCGTTTCGAGACGCCGTCCTGGGACGTGATCGCGGCGGGTCGCTGGAATGGCCGTTACGACATCTGCATCTGCTCGATGACGCCGAGCAA
This region of Pseudomonas wenzhouensis genomic DNA includes:
- a CDS encoding zinc-dependent alcohol dehydrogenase family protein, whose translation is MLKAEYQQRGPVPQDVISAVPLHLPEPAAGQVRVKVLAAPINPSDVLTLTGAYGMLPPLPAVGGNEGVGKVEALGEGVGNFKVGQTVLLPVGCGTWVSAMNAPADKLIPLPDADPQQLAMLTVNPPTASLLLSEFVDLKPGDWVIQNAANSGVGSYLIQLAKLRGFKTINVVRRESAVAAVEAEGGDVVLVDGPDLAKRVRAAIGGAEVRLGIDAVGGVSTDNLAAVLANGGVLVNYGMMSGQACQVSPASFVFRDVTLRGFWLAKWFQQASPAQQMKVFGELVQLIASGKLKTRVAATYDLAHIKDAVAAAASGERDGKILLVP
- a CDS encoding putative selenate ABC transporter substrate-binding protein is translated as MFKNTLALAAGIALSVSAVFAQAADVLKVSAIPDEAPTELLRKFKPLGAYLEQELGMKVEFVPVADYSAVVEALAADRIDMAWLGGFTFVQARLKTGNAVPLVQREQDAEFTSKFITSDPAVKSLQDLQGKTFAFGSVSSTSGSLMPRYFMLQDGIKPEDFFSRVAYSGAHDATAAWVQAGKADAGVLNASVWQKLVDGGKVDTDKVKVFATTPTYYDYNWTVRGNLDADLQAKIKSAFLVLDPAKPEQKAILDLQAASRFIETTPENYEGIEEAARAAGLLK
- a CDS encoding NAD(P)-dependent oxidoreductase, whose translation is MTATLPALAFAGIGLMGLPMTRRLLAAGYPLTLWNRTPDKCAPLLAQGAHRVENPAELCRDANVVMLCLANTEVVREVVFGPGGIVEGARPGQLLVDFSSLEPAATREMAAELESRTGMRWVDAPVSGGTPGAEAGTLAIMAGGREEDVERVRPVLAHLGQRLTRMGEVGAGQVTKVCNQMFVACNALVIAEVVALAERSGVDASLIAPALAGGFADSKPLQILAPQMAASQFEPIKWHVRTLLKDLDTAVKLSREQGSATPMSGLAAQLMRLHGSQGNLERDPATLVEMLREQCP
- a CDS encoding hydroxypyruvate isomerase family protein, whose product is MKIAANLSMLFTELPLRERVLAAMTAGFDGVEIQFPYELPAVALKEVLELTALPLVLINVPVGDLMNGGPGLASVPARQAEFDAALQEALTYAAMARPACINVLPGRLAEGVSREQALDCLAANLRKSAEAFATLGIRVLVEAINPIDMPGFLINTPEDLDALLRAVDHPNLAAQYDLYHMARQGLDVAAGLRLLAGRIGHVQFADVPGRGAPGSGELVFAPLLGILRDSGYGGWLGAEYRPGEEGTLASLGWLAQWQQRT
- a CDS encoding sensor domain-containing diguanylate cyclase translates to MPTQTARLLKRLRNDFQLSIITLMGLFGVIGISPYAVYRLLEGNYLVGIADSIIVLSTLFAVRYAWLTRDTVKPGIFLAAVFSIAATLIVINLGVNGLFWIYPLILFNFFMVTPGKALLASSLVLGSLTSHALLIPGSVFESHYQMVSFLVTCSMASVLSFIFAFRTRNQRDRLQEMVLHDPLTGARNRRAMNEELKIAMASHRRHSDSYGLLVMDLDHFKQINDRFGHHIGDQVLVAFVELIMRCSRKEDRLFRFGGEEFLLLLPNTDTEGLRTAARHLLDRVASELQSPGGAVTVSIGGAILHSGEHWESWLQRADECLYRAKSEGRNRAVIAASLNQAGAAS
- a CDS encoding substrate-binding periplasmic protein → MVACLSATAVAEVLHVGFGTHKPPYVFEGEPRGLEYDIVERAARNAGFAVTAYYAPLERLHLMLRRGDIDAIATTHERSGVEAFYSDVYIHYHNAVVALAGRGYRIERVADLGQYSVSAFQRARFLLGPEFEQMAMNNPRYREEALQINRNRLLYSGRIDLVVGDKRIIQYLNRDVDDQVDVSQPLAWFELFAPTSYRVGFRRDDQRQRFDEGLRMLRESGEYQRIQQRYRSD
- a CDS encoding S1 RNA-binding domain-containing protein, whose amino-acid sequence is MAVIGRMNSLQVVKHTDFGLYLDGGADGEILLPKRYIPKDTPSEVEDWLNVFIYLDSEDKLIATTLKPKIQLGEFASLKVVDINRVGLFFDWGLPKDLLLPHSEEKRPLQIGDYCVVYLYLDKRTRRLTATARLDRHLDKVPANYQVGQEVDLLVVERTDLGFKAIIDGKHWGLIHKNELFKFIRSGMREKGYIKELRADGKISLSLQPIGHEAASGLAEQIIERLRAHGGVLALGDKSPPELVAEHFRVSKGNFKKAIGGLYKQGLIRIHDDRIELLGD
- a CDS encoding PQQ-dependent sugar dehydrogenase, giving the protein MPRLKPLAALGLIALFGYQHSFAEDRQLTSELGPVTLQTIADGLTSPWAVAFLPDAQGYLVTERPGTLRRVSADGQVSAPISGVPEVFAVGQGGLLDIALSPDFAEDRLVYLSYSEEGDGGAGTAVGRGKLSADTTALEDFEVIFRQQPKLSSGTHFGSRLVFDREGHLFIALGDNNNRPTAQDLDKLQGKVVRIFPDGRIPEDNPFISRDGAREEIWSYGHRNQQGAALNPWSGRLWTHEHGPRGGDEINIPEAGKNYGWPLATHGVNYSMLAIPEAKGKTLEGTEAPYHVWERSPAISGMAFYDGERFPAWQHNLFIGALAGQALIRLQLDGDKIVHEERLLESLRARIRDVRQGPDGYLYVLTETPKGQLLRLGLSSE
- a CDS encoding GNAT family N-acetyltransferase — protein: MPLSMPAYRQLPSALRPLVDKFYREHRSSMRSQAGDELWVAQQGSTIVAALCLRPVADGQWLTGLFVAPAQRRQGLANALLAHSLKSHPQPIWLFCHPDLSVFYQRQGFHPCTQLPVELQQRLARYQRTKNLLTLRAH